Proteins encoded in a region of the Streptomyces sp. NBC_00310 genome:
- a CDS encoding DUF3592 domain-containing protein: MDAFFYIIPVVMMTFIAFMAYRVLSRWLHIRSAWNSGLTAEGRCLKAFTTVSKGMGDHGSVRTTIHHVYEFTTHDGRAIRFEEEDGPMTTVEGDFVTVHYTDGPNVVATAHEPGRVKQAAAGFGLLAFLGVVFAFCVFFMVTYHNFSTDPSFPTP, encoded by the coding sequence GCCTTCATGGCGTACCGGGTGCTGAGCCGTTGGCTCCACATCAGGAGCGCCTGGAACAGCGGCCTGACGGCCGAGGGGCGCTGCCTCAAGGCGTTCACGACGGTCAGCAAGGGCATGGGCGACCACGGCAGCGTGCGCACGACGATCCACCACGTGTACGAGTTCACGACCCATGACGGCCGCGCCATCCGCTTCGAGGAGGAGGACGGCCCGATGACGACGGTCGAGGGCGACTTCGTCACCGTCCACTACACCGACGGCCCGAACGTGGTCGCCACGGCCCACGAGCCCGGCCGGGTCAAGCAGGCGGCGGCCGGCTTCGGCCTCCTGGCCTTCCTCGGGGTGGTCTTCGCGTTCTGCGTGTTCTTCATGGTCACCTACCACAACTTCTCCACGGACCCCTCGTTCCCGACGCCGTGA